The following proteins come from a genomic window of Pseudomonas sp. Z8(2022):
- the glmM gene encoding phosphoglucosamine mutase, translating into MARKYFGTDGIRGRVGQFPITPDFMLKLGWAAGMAFRKQGKCRILIGKDTRISGYMFESALEAGLAAAGADVQLLGPMPTPAIAYLTRTFQGDAGIVISASHNPHDDNGIKFFSSEGTKLPDEVELMIEELLDQPMTVVESAGIGKASRINDASGRYIEFCKGSVPSGTSFKGLKIVIDCAHGAAYKVAPSVFRELGAEVRVIAAQPDGLNINDGCGSTHIAALQAEVVAQQADLGIAFDGDADRVLMVDQYGAVVDGDELLFIIARDLQERGQLRGGVVGTLMSNLGLELALANLNIPFIRAKVGDRYVIAELLARNWQLGGENSGHLVCFQHTTTGDAIIAALQVLMALKRRGQSLVEARSDLKKCPQVLINVRFSGAVDPLEHPSVKEACARVTERMAGRGRVLLRKSGTEPLVRVMVEGDEESSVRGYADELAKIVAEVCA; encoded by the coding sequence CGCGTCGGGCAGTTCCCCATTACCCCCGATTTCATGCTCAAGCTCGGTTGGGCGGCTGGAATGGCGTTTCGCAAGCAGGGCAAATGCCGCATTCTGATCGGCAAGGACACGCGTATCTCCGGCTATATGTTCGAGTCCGCCCTGGAGGCTGGCCTGGCCGCAGCCGGTGCCGATGTGCAGCTGCTGGGGCCGATGCCAACGCCGGCCATTGCCTATCTCACGCGTACCTTTCAGGGCGATGCCGGCATCGTCATCAGTGCCTCGCACAATCCGCACGATGACAACGGCATCAAGTTCTTTTCCAGCGAAGGCACCAAGCTGCCGGATGAGGTGGAACTGATGATCGAGGAACTCCTCGATCAGCCAATGACAGTGGTCGAGTCCGCCGGGATTGGTAAGGCCTCGCGAATCAACGACGCCTCTGGTCGCTACATCGAGTTCTGCAAGGGTAGCGTGCCCAGTGGTACCAGCTTCAAGGGGCTGAAGATCGTTATCGACTGTGCCCATGGTGCTGCCTACAAGGTGGCGCCGAGCGTGTTCCGGGAACTGGGCGCGGAAGTGCGGGTCATCGCGGCGCAGCCCGATGGCCTCAATATCAATGATGGTTGCGGTTCCACGCACATTGCCGCGCTGCAGGCCGAAGTGGTCGCACAGCAGGCTGATCTGGGGATTGCCTTCGACGGTGATGCCGATCGTGTACTGATGGTCGATCAGTATGGCGCTGTCGTCGATGGTGATGAGCTGCTGTTCATCATTGCCCGTGATCTGCAGGAGCGGGGCCAGCTGCGCGGTGGTGTGGTCGGTACGCTGATGAGCAACCTGGGGCTGGAGCTGGCTCTGGCCAACCTGAATATCCCGTTCATTCGCGCCAAGGTCGGTGACCGCTACGTGATCGCCGAGCTGCTGGCGCGCAACTGGCAACTGGGTGGCGAAAACTCGGGGCACCTAGTGTGTTTCCAGCACACCACTACCGGCGATGCGATCATCGCTGCTCTTCAGGTGCTGATGGCGCTCAAGCGTCGTGGCCAGAGCCTGGTCGAAGCGCGCAGCGACCTGAAGAAATGCCCGCAGGTTTTGATCAATGTACGTTTTTCCGGTGCGGTCGATCCGCTTGAACATCCTTCTGTGAAAGAAGCCTGTGCGCGGGTGACCGAACGCATGGCTGGCCGCGGTCGCGTACTGCTGCGCAAGTCCGGCACCGAGCCGCTTGTCCGGGTGATGGTCGAGGGCGACGAGGAAAGCTCGGTTCGCGGCTATGCCGATGAATTGGCTAAGATTGTTGCCGAAGTCTGTGCGTGA
- the tpiA gene encoding triose-phosphate isomerase, with amino-acid sequence MRRPLVAGNWKMHGTRASVAELIEELRQQELPAGVDVAVFPSSLHIAQVVEDLNGSAVKVGAQDCAAQVEQGALTGELAVSQLVDGGCELVLVGHSERRLILGECDDVVVRKFAAVQAAGLTPVLCVGETREQREANATLGVVGGQLAAMIDTLGVDALKNAVVAYEPVWAIGTGLTATPEQAQEVHAAIRAQVAQLDAEVAGGLRILYGGSVKAASAAELFGMRDIDGGLVGGASLNADEFGAICRAAGN; translated from the coding sequence ATGCGTCGCCCCTTGGTCGCAGGTAACTGGAAAATGCACGGTACCCGCGCCAGCGTCGCAGAGCTGATCGAAGAGCTGCGTCAGCAGGAATTGCCTGCTGGTGTCGATGTCGCGGTGTTTCCCTCCAGTCTGCATATCGCTCAGGTCGTCGAAGATCTGAATGGTAGTGCGGTGAAAGTTGGAGCGCAGGATTGCGCGGCGCAAGTGGAGCAGGGGGCCTTGACCGGTGAGCTGGCAGTCAGTCAGTTGGTCGATGGCGGCTGTGAGCTGGTGCTGGTTGGTCACTCCGAGCGTCGCCTGATTCTGGGTGAGTGCGACGATGTGGTCGTTCGCAAGTTTGCGGCGGTGCAGGCGGCGGGATTGACTCCTGTGCTCTGTGTCGGCGAGACCCGTGAGCAGCGTGAGGCGAATGCAACGCTGGGTGTGGTGGGTGGCCAGTTGGCCGCGATGATCGATACTCTGGGTGTCGATGCGCTGAAGAACGCCGTAGTTGCCTATGAGCCTGTCTGGGCCATCGGCACCGGGTTGACCGCTACGCCTGAGCAGGCTCAGGAAGTGCATGCGGCTATTCGTGCGCAGGTTGCGCAGTTGGATGCCGAAGTTGCCGGTGGGCTGAGAATTCTTTATGGCGGAAGCGTGAAAGCCGCCAGTGCAGCCGAGTTGTTCGGTATGCGGGATATCGATGGGGGGCTCGTAGGTGGGGCCTCTCTGAATGCGGATGAATTCGGTGCGATCTGTCGCGCTGCAGGAAACTGA
- the secG gene encoding preprotein translocase subunit SecG, translating into MLETVIVVLHLLGAIGIVVLVLLQQGKGADAGASFGSGASATVFGSQGSSTFLSKFTGILAAGFFITSLGLAFFAKEKADALTQVGLPDPAVLEVQQKPAVEDVPVLEEQAPASDASDVPEAPGQ; encoded by the coding sequence ATGCTGGAAACAGTCATTGTTGTTCTGCACCTGCTAGGTGCGATCGGTATTGTAGTGCTGGTTTTGCTGCAGCAAGGCAAGGGTGCTGATGCGGGTGCGTCGTTCGGTTCGGGTGCTTCGGCAACTGTATTCGGAAGCCAAGGTTCCTCTACCTTTCTGAGTAAGTTTACTGGTATACTCGCCGCAGGTTTTTTCATTACCAGCTTGGGTTTAGCGTTCTTTGCTAAAGAAAAAGCTGATGCACTGACTCAGGTTGGTCTGCCAGATCCAGCGGTTCTGGAAGTTCAACAAAAACCGGCGGTCGAAGACGTGCCGGTGCTCGAAGAGCAAGCTCCAGCGTCCGATGCTTCGGATGTGCCGGAGGCTCCAGGGCAATAA